GGCAAACTCGGACCTGCCAATGATGAACGGTCGGTTCCCGGCCGCCTTGTTACATTTATTGCCATCAAGCCCGAATGACAATTCTGATTATAGGTTCACGTGGATTTATTGGCAGCGCATGCCTGAGACACTTTTCTGCTCAGCATTCTGTAATCACTGCCGACATTGTTCCTGATAATTGTTCCACAGACCACTTTGAAATCAGCAAGGCAGCTGATTATAATAGGCTGTTCTCTGATAGGAGACCGGATTTGGTGATTAACGCATCCGGTGCTGCAAATGTTGGTCAGTCCTTCAGTGATCCGGAGAAAGACAGGCAACTCAATGTGCTGAATGTAGATAATATTCTTAATTCTATCGCACTGTCGGGCCTCAAGTGTAAGTTCATTAATTTCTCTAGTGCGGCAGTATACGGAAATCCGGATTCCCTGCCAGTGAAAGAGAACGCCCGGTTGAATCCCTTGAGTCCTTACGGCGCCCATAAACTGGAGTCAGAAGGCCTGCTCAGAAACTATTGGACGAAACACGGCATCTCCGCCTGCAGCCTGAGAATATTCTCTGCCTATGGCCCGGGCTTAAGAAAGCAGCTTTTCTGGGATCTTTATCACAAAGCCATGCAGAATAATGTTGTTACCCTGGCAGGAACGGGAGCAGAGTCACGGGATTTCATTTTTATTGACGACCTGGTTCATGCCATCGATCTGATCGCCACACGAGCGCCCATGAAGGGGGAAGCAATCAATGTGGCCACCGGCGAAGAGGTTACGATCAGGGCAGCTGCCGAAATCTTTCTCCGGCAAATGGGAATGGGTCACCGCCTTGAATTTAATGGTAAAGTCAGGGAAGGAGATCCAATGAACTGGAGAGCCGATATTACTTTATTGAAAGAGTGGGGGTTCGAATCAGCAACCACGATCGAGCTCGGGTTACATAAATACCTGAAATGGGTAAAATCAAACGTGTAGCTATTTATTTCAGAGACAATCCCCGGTGGACAGGGGGAGTCTATTATCTGCAAAATCTTATAAAGGCTGTTCATACGATTCAAATTCCTGAGAACATTGAGATCAGGGTGATTTGTTGTGAGGAAAAGGAATTGGACATGCTGCGAGAGTTGAATAACCGCCTTCCGGTTGAATTTATCCCTAAGAGTACCGTTTATCAGACGCACAGAACATGGGAACGGGTGATCAATCGCATTTCGCGACTATTGCTCAATAGAAATAGTATCCGCAGAGATACGCTCATTAACAGGTATGCTGGTAGTTCCGATTGGGTTTATCCGGCTCCTGAACCGGAGTTTTTTAATACGATTCCGGGTAGAATTTGCTGGATCCCTGACCTTCAGCACAAAGCATTGCCCGAGTTTTTTAGTGCGGAAGAACTGAATCGCAGAGAGGAAACTATTCGTCAGTACATAGTCTCAAAGCACCCACTCGTGTTTAGTTCCATTGCAGCACGTAACGACTTTATTACTTACTATACTCCAGGAACATTATCATTACACGTTTTGAATTTTGCCGTGTATCATCCTTCCCTTGGCCAATTGGATCCCAATAGAATAGTTGAAAAATATAATATTACTCAGCCTTTCGTATATGCCCCCAATCAGTTCTGGAAGCATAAGGACCATATTTCCGTGATTGAAGCGGTTTCGGAACTGGTGAAGGGGGGAGAGAAGGATTTGCTGGTTCTTTTTTCAGGCAATGAACATGATTATCGCTTTCCGGGGTATACCGACACACTGAAGCAAAGGGTCAAGGAGCTTGGCCTGACCGCAAACATCCGATTCTTAGGCTTTCTCCC
This is a stretch of genomic DNA from Bacteroidia bacterium. It encodes these proteins:
- a CDS encoding glycosyltransferase, whose amino-acid sequence is MGKIKRVAIYFRDNPRWTGGVYYLQNLIKAVHTIQIPENIEIRVICCEEKELDMLRELNNRLPVEFIPKSTVYQTHRTWERVINRISRLLLNRNSIRRDTLINRYAGSSDWVYPAPEPEFFNTIPGRICWIPDLQHKALPEFFSAEELNRREETIRQYIVSKHPLVFSSIAARNDFITYYTPGTLSLHVLNFAVYHPSLGQLDPNRIVEKYNITQPFVYAPNQFWKHKDHISVIEAVSELVKGGEKDLLVLFSGNEHDYRFPGYTDTLKQRVKELGLTANIRFLGFLPRENQLVLMKRALFILQPSLFEGWSTVVEDAKALDKHVLASDLPVHREQLGSAASYFPAGSVPGLAEALLILLKGNIPKHDFQYEHSRKRFATDFLEIVTKL
- a CDS encoding NAD-dependent epimerase/dehydratase family protein, with the protein product MTILIIGSRGFIGSACLRHFSAQHSVITADIVPDNCSTDHFEISKAADYNRLFSDRRPDLVINASGAANVGQSFSDPEKDRQLNVLNVDNILNSIALSGLKCKFINFSSAAVYGNPDSLPVKENARLNPLSPYGAHKLESEGLLRNYWTKHGISACSLRIFSAYGPGLRKQLFWDLYHKAMQNNVVTLAGTGAESRDFIFIDDLVHAIDLIATRAPMKGEAINVATGEEVTIRAAAEIFLRQMGMGHRLEFNGKVREGDPMNWRADITLLKEWGFESATTIELGLHKYLKWVKSNV